One stretch of Astatotilapia calliptera chromosome 3, fAstCal1.2, whole genome shotgun sequence DNA includes these proteins:
- the LOC113019360 gene encoding speckle-type POZ protein, whose translation MSRVPSPPPPAEMSSGPVAESWCYTQIKVVKFSYMWTINNFSFCREEMGEVIKSSTFSSGANDKLKWCLRVNPKGLDEESKDYLSLYLLLVSCPKAEVRAKFKFSILNAKGEETKAMESQRAYRFVQGKDWGFKKFIRRDFLLDEANGLLPDDKLTLFCEVSVVQDSVNISGQNTMNMVKVPDCRLADELGGLWENSRFTDCSLCVAGQEFQAHKAILAARSPVFSAMFEHEMEESKKNRVEINDVEPEVFKEMMCFIYTDKAPNLDKMADDLLAAADKYALERLKVMCEDALCTSLSVENAAEILILADLHSADQLKTQAVDFINYHAAEVMETAGWKSMVASHPHLVAEAYRSLASAQCPFLGPPRKRLKQS comes from the exons ATGTCAAGAGTCCCGAGTCCCCCTCCCCCTGCGGAAATGTCCAGCGGGCCTGTGGCCGAGAGCTGGTGCTACACTCAG ATCAAAGTGGTGAAGTTCTCTTACATGTGGACCATCAATAACTTCAGCTTCTGTCGTGAGGAGATGGGGGAAGTCATCAAGAGCTCCACCTTCTCTTCTGGGGCCAATGACAAGCTGAAATG GTGTTTGCGGGTGAATCCCAAGGGCCTGGATGAGGAGAGCAAAGATTACCTGTCCCTCTACCTGCTGCTGGTCAGCTGTCCAAAAGCCGAGGTGCGTGCCAAGTTCAAGTTCTCTATCCTCAACGCCAAGGGAGAGGAGACCAAAGCCATGG AAAGCCAGAGGGCGTATCGTTTTGTCCAGGGGAAGGATTGGGGTTTTAAAAAGTTCATCCGGAGAGATTTCCTCCTAGATGAGGCCAACGGCCTTCTACCTGATGACAAGCTCACGCTCTTCTGTGAG GTGAGTGTGGTGCAGGACTCTGTCAACATTTCTGGTCAGAACACCATGAACATGGTAAAGGTACCCGACTGCCGGCTAGCAGACGAGCTGGGCGGCCTGTGGGAGAACTCACGTTTCACAGACTGCTCCCTGTGTGTGGCTGGCCAGGAGTTTCAAGCACATAAAGCCATCCTAGCAG CACGTTCCCCAGTATTCAGCGCCATGTTTGAGCACGAGATGGAAGAGAGCAAAAAG AATCGTGTGGAGATCAACGATGTGGAGCCCGAGGTTTTCAAAGAGATGATGTGCTTCATTTACACAGACAAGGCTCCAAACCTGGACAAAATGGCAGATGACTTGCTTGCAGCAGCTGATAAG TATGCTCTGGAGAGACTGAAGGTCATGTGTGAGGACGCGCTGTGCACTAGCCTGTCTGTGGAAAACGCTGCTGAGATCCTGATCCTCGCTGACCTGCACAGCGCCGACCAGCTCAAAACGCAGGCCGTCGACTTCATTAACTA CCATGCTGCAGAGGTGATGGAGACAGCAGGCTGGAAGTCCATGGTGGCGTCTCATCCGCACCTGGTGGCTGAAGCGTATCGCTCCCTGGCTTCTGCTCAGTGCCCTTTCCTCGGACCCCCACGCAAACGCCTCAAACAGTCCTAA
- the LOC113013059 gene encoding neurexophilin-1-like codes for MEKIGFQCFAWILLKGTICLLVLGPHQTHSNFTFTKRAPPHPSRAHEASSQQKNSVLQSRSLTQHTKLPRNPFIPLSKQGFGEILEGNSQPHSKPSLKMKLQPIMKVHGTSKWSETFIWGDFYSNIKTVKLNLLILGKIVDHGNGSLGVYFRHNSTGVGNVSVSLMPPTKEVEFDLERQSVIHPKDSKTFNCRVDSEKTERNKKVMLCNYDPSKTCDQEHTQSHVTWMCSRPFQVICIYVSFYSTDYRLVQKVCPDYSLQSPAYLPAG; via the exons ATGGAGAAGATTGGCTTTCAGTGCTTTGCTTGGATACTTTTGAAAGGAACCATATGTCTG TTGGTTCTTGGACCACACCAGACACACAGCAACTTTACCTTCACCAAGAGAGCACCGCCTCATCCCAGCAGGGCTCACGAGGCTTCTTCACAGCAGAAGAACTCTGTGCTTCAGTCCAGGAGTCTAACTCAGCACACCAAGCTGCCCCGTAATCCCTTCATCCCTCTTTCAAAGCAGGGATTTGGGGAAATACTTGAAGGAAACTCACAGCCGCACTCCAAGCCATCATTAAAGATGAAGCTTCAGCCCATCATGAAAGTTCATGGAACATCTAAATGGTCCGAGACCTTCATCTGGGGGGACTTTTATTCAAATATAAAGACGGTCAAACTGAATTTGCTGATATTGGGGAAGATTGTGGATCATGGGAACGGGTCTCTTGGCGTCTACTTCCGCCACAACTCCACGGGGGTAGGCAACGTGTCCGTCAGCCTCATGCCACCGACGAAAGAGGTGGAGTTCGACTTGGAGCGCCAAAGCGTGATCCACCCCAAGGATTCAAAGACGTTCAACTGCAGAGTGGACTCCGAGAAAACCGAACGCAACAAGAAGGTGATGCTGTGCAACTACGACCCATCAAAGACATGTGATCAGGAGCACACCCAGAGCCACGTCACCTGGATGTGCTCCAGGCCTTTCCAGGTCATCTGCATCTACGTGTCTTTCTACAGCACAGACTACAGACTGGTTCAGAAAGTCTGCCCAGACTATAGCCTGCAAAGTCCAGCCTACCTGCCTGCAGGTTAA